The genomic region GCGAAGCGCTCCGGCTCGACCGGCGGGCTCGTGTGGTGCGGCCGGAGCCCGAGGTGCTCGGGCGTGAAGCAGAAGGTGACCGTGACGTCGAACGGCTCGAGCGCCTTCATCTGCCGGTCGAACCAGGCCTCCGCGCCGGGGCGGAAGCTGTCGGCCCAGGAGAGCCCGGTCCGGAGCTTGCGCACCCCGAGCTCCTGGAGCCAGCGCACGCCGGCGTCGAGCCGCGGGTCCTCGAAGTGGAACCACTGGCAGATGCCGAGCGCCGGGGCGTACTCCGGGAAGAGCCGGAGCGCGCGCTTCGGCCGCCCGTCCTCGCGGACGAGCCCCATGTAGAAGTGGCGGTAGTACGAGGAGCCCTCCGCCTCCCGGTGGCGGGTGGTGGCGGGCCAGGCGCGCGGCAGGTCGAAGAGGCTGTACCAGTGGACGCGCGGCGCCTTCCCCGCGAGCAGCTCGGCGGTGCGCCGGAGGCCGAACTCCTGCACCTCCTCGGCGCCGAAGGTGGAGACGCCGACCTCGGAGATCCAGACCGGCAACGCCACCGCCCGCCGGGCCTCCTCGAGCCGCGCCGGCCACTCGTCGAGCTGCCAGTGGTTCCAGTCGAGCGGGAAGCCGTGGACCGCCACCGCGTCCACCGCGCCGAGCGCGCCGTGGCGGGCGAGGAGCTGGAAGAACGCCGGGTCGATGGGCGAGATGCCGCCGAGCACGCGGGTGAGCGCCGGCGCCTCCGCCCGGACCGCCTCGCCGGCGAGCCGGGCCATCCGGGCGAAGCGCGCCCAGTCGGGATCGAGGTCGCGGTCCCAGTGCGACAGGTTGTTCGGCTCGTTCCAGAGCATCACCGCTTCGACCATGGTCGCGCGCTCACTCTCGGGCGGGGTAGACGGCGCCGCTCTCGGCGGGATCCCGC from Anaeromyxobacter paludicola harbors:
- a CDS encoding glycoside hydrolase 5 family protein, with product MVEAVMLWNEPNNLSHWDRDLDPDWARFARMARLAGEAVRAEAPALTRVLGGISPIDPAFFQLLARHGALGAVDAVAVHGFPLDWNHWQLDEWPARLEEARRAVALPVWISEVGVSTFGAEEVQEFGLRRTAELLAGKAPRVHWYSLFDLPRAWPATTRHREAEGSSYYRHFYMGLVREDGRPKRALRLFPEYAPALGICQWFHFEDPRLDAGVRWLQELGVRKLRTGLSWADSFRPGAEAWFDRQMKALEPFDVTVTFCFTPEHLGLRPHHTSPPVEPERFAEFCARMTRRYA